A genome region from Sphingobacteriaceae bacterium GW460-11-11-14-LB5 includes the following:
- a CDS encoding 50S ribosomal protein L18, translating to MAGKKLSRRDRIKKGIRKRLTGSEERPRLSVYRSNKGIYAQVINDVTGKTIASASSLSKDFTGTGNKSDQSVAVGKLVAEKAIAAGVKEVVFDRNGYLYHGRVKSLAEGAREAGLVF from the coding sequence ATGGCAGGTAAAAAATTATCAAGAAGAGATCGTATTAAAAAAGGGATCAGAAAAAGACTTACCGGTTCGGAAGAACGTCCAAGGTTATCTGTATATAGAAGCAATAAAGGGATTTATGCGCAGGTAATTAACGATGTAACCGGTAAAACAATAGCATCAGCATCATCATTATCGAAAGATTTTACTGGTACTGGAAACAAAAGCGATCAGTCGGTTGCAGTAGGCAAATTAGTTGCCGAAAAAGCAATCGCTGCAGGTGTTAAAGAAGTTGTTTTCGATAGAAATGGCTATTTATACCACGGTCGTGTAAAATCGTTGGCAGAGGGTGCCCGCGAAGCTGGTTTAGTATTTTAA